The genomic interval CGTGCGGTCCGCCGACGACGAAGCGGCCGGTCGGATTGATCAGGTAGCGGGTATTGCCGTTCAGCAATTCCTGCGGCAGCACGGGCTTGACGATTTCCTCGATGACGGCTTCCGACAGGTGCTCATGCGTGATGCCGGGATCGTGCTGGGTGGAGACCACCACGGTGTCGATGGCGACCGGCTTGCCATCGACATAGCGCACGCTGAGCTGGCTCTTGGCATCGGGACGCAGGCCGGGGAAGCGCCCGTCCTTGCGCACCTCGGCCTGGCGCTGCATGATGCGGTGAGCATAGTAGATGGGCAGCGGCATCAGGCTGGGCGTCTCGTTGCAGGCATAGCCGAACATCAGACCCTGGTCGCCGGCGCCCTGGTCGAGATCCAGCCCCTCGCCTTCATTGACGCCCTGGGCGATGTCGGGCGACTGGCGATTGAGCGCAGTGAGCACGGCGCAGGACTTGTAGTCGAAACCGATTTCGGAATTGTCGTAACCGATGCGGCGCACCACATCGCGGGCAATTTCCATGTAATTGATGTGGGCGGCGGTGGTGATCTCGCCGGAAATGACGATCAAGCCGGTCGATACCAGCGTTTCGCAGGCAACCCGGCCCAGGGTGTCTTCGGCAAGAATGGCGTCGAGGACGGCATCGGAAATCTGGTCGGCGACTTTGTCGGGGTGGCCTTCGGAAACCGATTCCGATGAGAAAAGATAGTCTTGCGACATGTTGCGTGCGTCTCCTGATTGAACTCCCCGGATTCAGCATGACGACATGCGGCTCGCTGCAGGTTCCGGGGGGAGACCAGGCGACGCTTTAGCAGTATTTTGTCCGTCCGCTCACGGAAGTTCGCGGAATCTCCGCCCTGCAAGTTGTCCTGATTAACTCGGCGGAAGCGATAATGCTATCCTCTTTTGCCTTTCACGGTCAAACCGCAGGTTTCCGCCTGCGCATCCTTCAGCAATGTCATTCCTGTTCAGTCTGCTATCCCGTCTGCCGCTATCGATTCTGCACAACCTCGGCGCCCTGCTCGGCTGGATCGTCTATCTGGCCTCGCCGACCTACCGGCGCCATCTGCGCGAGAACACCGCGCAGGCCGGCCCCTGGGCGGTGGCTGCGCGCGCCGCCGCCATTGCCGAAGCCGGCAAGGGATTGCTGGAGTTGCCTTACATCTGGTTGCGCCCGCAGGCGCAGGTGATTGGCCAGGTCATGCGCGTCACGGGCTGGGAGCTGATTGAAGCGGCCTGGCGCGAGGAGCGCGGCATCCTGTTGCTGACGCCTCATCTGGGCTGCTTCGAGATCACCGCGCAATACTACGGTTCGTTCCGGCCGATCACCGTGCTCTACCGGCCGCCCAAGCTGGCCTGGCTGCAGCCGCTGATGGAAAAGGGGCGCGGCACGCATCTCAAGCTGGCGCCGGCGGATCTGGGCGGCGTGCGCAGCCTGATGAAGGCGCTGCGCAGGAAAGAGGCCGTCGGCATGCTGCCCGACCAGGTGCCCGGTCGCGGCGAAGGCATCTGGGCGCCGTTCTTCGGCAAGCCGGCCTATACCATGACGCTGGCGGCGCGCCTCGCCGAGAGTGATGACGTCACGGTGCTGCTCATCCATGCCGAACGGCTGGCCTATGGCGCCGGCTATCACGTGGTGGTGCAACCGCTCGGCGCCCCGCTGGCCGAAACCCTGGAAGCGCGCGTCGCGCAATTCAACGCGGCGCTGGAAAGCCTCATCGAAACCTATCCGGAGCAATATCTCTGGAGCTACAACCGCTACAAGGCGCCGGCCGGCGCCTTGCCGCCGGGGGCGGATGCCGGAGCCGGCGCATGATGACCCGCCTCGCCCTGGTTCTGATGTGGCTGCTGCATTTCCTGCCCCTGCCGCTGCAGGCCACGCTTGGCCGCGGACTGGGTCTGCTGCTGTACTGGCTGGTCGGCAAGCGCCGCCGCATTGCGCTGACCAACCTGCGTCTGTGCTTTCCGCAATTGAGCGAGGCCGAGCGCAACACGCTGGTGCGCCGCCATTTCGCCGTCTTCGGCCGCAGTTTCATCGAGCGCGGCCTGCTCTGGTGGGCCTCGCCGGCACGCCTGCGGCGCATCGTTCGTGTCGAAGGCATGCAGCATCTCGATGCGCAGTCGGGCCGTCCGGTGATCCTGCTGGTGCCGCATTTCGTCGGCCTGGACATGGGCTGGACGCGCCTGACGCTGGAGCGCGACATGGTCAGCATCTATGCCAACCAGAAGAATCTGCTGTTCAATGCCGCGCTGTATCGGGGCCGTTTGCGCTTCGGCAATTCACAGTTGCTGTCGCGCCAGCAGGGCACCCGTCCGGCATTGCGCGCGATGCGCTCCGGCATGCCGTTCTATTACCTGCCCGATATGGATTACGGTGAGCGCGATACCATTTTCGTGCCTTTCTTCGGCGTGCCGGCGGCAACCATCACCGGGCTGTCGCGCCTGGCG from Sterolibacterium denitrificans carries:
- the metK gene encoding methionine adenosyltransferase gives rise to the protein MSQDYLFSSESVSEGHPDKVADQISDAVLDAILAEDTLGRVACETLVSTGLIVISGEITTAAHINYMEIARDVVRRIGYDNSEIGFDYKSCAVLTALNRQSPDIAQGVNEGEGLDLDQGAGDQGLMFGYACNETPSLMPLPIYYAHRIMQRQAEVRKDGRFPGLRPDAKSQLSVRYVDGKPVAIDTVVVSTQHDPGITHEHLSEAVIEEIVKPVLPQELLNGNTRYLINPTGRFVVGGPHGDCGLTGRKIIVDTYGGAARHGGGAFSGKDPSKVDRSAAYAGRYVAKNIVAAGLAERCEVQIAYAIGVAKPVSLMVNTFGSGRISDEKIVELIRAHFDLRPKGIIQALDLLRPIYSKTAAYGHFGRDEPEFTWEATDKAAALKADAGL
- a CDS encoding lysophospholipid acyltransferase family protein, producing MSFLFSLLSRLPLSILHNLGALLGWIVYLASPTYRRHLRENTAQAGPWAVAARAAAIAEAGKGLLELPYIWLRPQAQVIGQVMRVTGWELIEAAWREERGILLLTPHLGCFEITAQYYGSFRPITVLYRPPKLAWLQPLMEKGRGTHLKLAPADLGGVRSLMKALRRKEAVGMLPDQVPGRGEGIWAPFFGKPAYTMTLAARLAESDDVTVLLIHAERLAYGAGYHVVVQPLGAPLAETLEARVAQFNAALESLIETYPEQYLWSYNRYKAPAGALPPGADAGAGA
- a CDS encoding lipid A biosynthesis acyltransferase, coding for MMTRLALVLMWLLHFLPLPLQATLGRGLGLLLYWLVGKRRRIALTNLRLCFPQLSEAERNTLVRRHFAVFGRSFIERGLLWWASPARLRRIVRVEGMQHLDAQSGRPVILLVPHFVGLDMGWTRLTLERDMVSIYANQKNLLFNAALYRGRLRFGNSQLLSRQQGTRPALRAMRSGMPFYYLPDMDYGERDTIFVPFFGVPAATITGLSRLARMGKAVVLPVITRMLPGGRGYVVEIQAPWTDFPGESIEADTRRMNAYIENEVLKLPEQYFWLHKRFKTRPPGESGHYEKKRD